The nucleotide sequence CCGCGCCCCCTCCCGGGTGCCGGTTTCATCCCCGCTGCCCCATAGCGATGGAACGGTGCCGGACGCAGCGGCCGGCGTTGACGACGCTTGGTCCCGGCCACCGGGTCGCCTGCTTTGCAGCGGCGCCTGAAGTCCAGCCTGTTCCCGATAATGTCGAGGTGCTGCCGGCATGAGTGACACCCTTCTTTCCGTCGAGAATGTCACCCGCAGCTACGCCCTGGGCGGCCTGTTCGGGCGCGGCCACTTCAACGCCGTCGAGGATGTGAGTTTCGCGATTCCCGACGGCAAACCCGAGATTTTTACCATTGTCGGGGAGTCAGGCAGCGGCAAGTCAACGCTGGCAAAGATGATTCTCAACCTGGCCGAACCGACCAAGGGTCGCATCAGCCTGCGCGGAAGCGACGTCACTACCGCCCGCAACCGCCGCGGCAGGCTTGCGTTCATGGCCGCGGTTCAGCCGATCTTCCAGAATCCATTCGAGGCCTTCAGTCCGCTCAAGCGGGTCGATGCCTATCTGCTCAAGACCGCCCGCAGCTTTGCGGGAGCACGCAGTGATGCAGAGGCTGCGGCCGCCGCCGACGAGGCTTTGCGCAATGTCGGCCTCACTTATGCCGAGATCGAGCGACGGTTTCCCC is from Devosia sp. SD17-2 and encodes:
- a CDS encoding ABC transporter ATP-binding protein, translated to MSDTLLSVENVTRSYALGGLFGRGHFNAVEDVSFAIPDGKPEIFTIVGESGSGKSTLAKMILNLAEPTKGRISLRGSDVTTARNRRGRLAFMAAVQPIFQNPFEAFSPLKRVDAYLLKTARSFAGARSDAEAAAAADEALRNVGLTYAEIERRFPHELSGGQIQRVAIARALIPKPALIVADEPVSMVDASLRMSIVNLFKTLRDELGVTIIYITHDLATAYYISDRIIVMQTGRVVESGDARQVLDAPQHPYTQRLKASVLAVKRPHQSNTFSA